In Puntigrus tetrazona isolate hp1 chromosome 22, ASM1883169v1, whole genome shotgun sequence, one genomic interval encodes:
- the LOC122328226 gene encoding kelch-like protein 23 — MACAKQDIGTFDQSLEAEKDLVEEDQNAVNVAPDTVLQVEGELFFVNREQLAHLSPYFRALFFGGGRESTRKHIEIKGVGLQQFHTLMEFTKDSKLNIDCKNVLDILEAADFLQLDRARLLCCKFLERQLHLSNCLGMMAYAWQLGCLDLYAAARDVVLTHLPALASEQDFMFLPKESIADLLASDNLSIPKEDVALDVAIRWATFDPSREEDFMELVGLVRPECLSLPYITDLLTKINSSDPRAKLICRLNDNLPSSWTIGRSMPRTRSRETLFVLGGPHEQETQLLYQFHPYSGRWQSHPPLQKKCLTQYSVAVIGDNIVVTGGYFRDVLWYSVDWVSIYEHVNKQWVDGPAMQKSRHSHCSAALEFQLFVFGGSMDEGPVADVERLVLGAMEWDTVSPMVRAVERAAIVTLRTSIYVACGLDENGDVYSGIQRYRPAADQWDVVSYSPFPRYDLLATELNGALYLLGGQALRFDIDTDEWTVLQEDCLDNKFFTGCATVNGQIYILSERKINKTYPNMILLDPYIDTCLEVDDKIPCPVPIRGCITMHVNPF; from the exons ATGGCTTGTGCAAAGCAAGATATAGGTACTTTTGACCAGAGCTTGGAAGCCGAGAAAGATTTAGTTGAGGAAGATCAGAATGCCGTCAATGTTGCTCCTGACACAGTGCTCCAAGTGGAGGGGGAGTTGTTCTTTGTAAACCGTGAGCAACTGGCCCATCTGAGTCCCTACTTCCGAGCCTTGTTTTTTGGGGGTGGTCGGGAGAGCACCAGGAAGCACATTGAGATTAAGGGAGTTGGACTGCAGCAGTTCCACACACTAATGGAATTTACAAAGGACTCGAAGCTGAACATAGACTGCAAGAATGTCCTTGACATTCTGGAGGCTGCCGACTTCCTTCAGCTGGATAGGGCTCGGTTACTCTGCTGCAAGTTCTTGGAAAGACAACTGCATCTCAGTAATTGCTTGGGAATGATGGCCTATGCTTGGCAGCTTGGCTGTCTGGACCTCTACGCAGCAGCCAGGGATGTAGTCTTGACACACCTACCTGCCTTAGCCTCCGAGCAGGACTTTATGTTTCTTCCGAAGGAGAGTATTGCTGACCTACTTGCTAGTGACAACTTAAGCATTCCCAAGGAAGATGTGGCTCTTGATGTGGCCATTCGCTGGGCAACATTTGACCCAAGTCGGGAAGAGGACTTCATGGAACTAGTAGGTCTGGTTAGACCCGAGTGTTTAAGTCTACCCTACATTACTGACCTTCTGACCAAGATAAACAGTTCAGACCCACGTGCTAAGCTTATTTGTAGACTGAACGATAACTTGCCAAGCAGTTGGACTATAGGCAGGTCCATGCCTAGAACTCGCTCAAGGGAAACCCTGTTTGTTCTCGGTGGACCACATGAGCAAGAAACACAGCTGCTGTATCAGTTTCACCCCTACAGTGGAAGGTGGCAATCCCATCCACCCCTGCAAAAGAAGTGTCTCACACAGTATTCCGTGGCAGTAATAG GGGACAACATAGTAGTGACCGGAGGCTACTTCCGGGATGTGTTATGGTATAGTGTGGACTGGGTGAGCATTTACGAGCATGTAAACAAGCAGTGGGTGGACGGCCCAGCAATGCAGAAGTCCAGACACAGCCACTGCTCAGCAGCTCTGGAGTTCCAGCTGTTTGTGTTTGGCGGTAGCATGGACGAAGGGCCTGTGGCCGACGTCGAGAGGCTGGTTTTGGGAGCCATGGAATGGGACACCGTCAGCCCCATGGTGCGGGCTGTGGAAAGGGCAGCAATTGTCACTTTGAGGACTAGTATTTATGTGGCTTGTGGTCTAGATGAGAATGGGGATGTTTACAGTGGGATTCAACGATACAGACCAGCAGCTGATCAATGGGATGTGGTGTCCTATTCTCCATTTCCACG ttacgACCTTCTTGCAACAGAGCTAAATGGTGCCCTCTATCTCCTGGGAGGACAGGCTCTGCGCTTCGACATTGACACGGATGAGTGGACCGTTCTTCAAGAGGACTGTCTGGACAATAAATTCTTCACAGGCTGTGCCACAGTTAACGGGCAGATTTACATACTCAGCGAGAGGAAGATAAACAAAACGTACCCAAACATGATTCTACTGGACCCTTACATTGACACTTGCTTAGAAGTTGATGATAAAATACCCTGTCCTGTCCCCATAAGAGGTTGTATCACAATGCATGTCAATCCTTTCTAA